In Janthinobacterium sp. 67, a genomic segment contains:
- a CDS encoding tetratricopeptide repeat protein has translation MSLLMQALKKAERAKQNSLSDEELEKPSEAYDQVLELAPADAPPPRPAPVAPPPVQPASGLSLEPLADAPAPQPQASASRPSPQPGPQQGAQPGPPPEPPRARAEPPPARPRASRSNPPPKGPTGPISVDPATVRLAVLLAILLLVAGSMAYWYWRASTSPGAGANLPGVPMPLTDAPGTGGVAGPVVVAPAAGGAMPEAPAPAPLPQEAPREQRQQANAAEQQAMIQAAAQAAVAAQLAQLPPPAPPSLPQVAAPDNSQIQVLRNDTAPQINPGVQQAYQAFNSGQLGTARQQYEAVLQQDANNRDALLGLAAVALRENQGAQAAALYVRLLEINPDDGVALAGLIGLRQGDVVQSEAKLKAILARSPDSGPVLFALGNVYAKQRRWNDAQQQFFRAYSAAPGNPDYAFNLAVGLDRLNQPKLAATYYQRALTLAQTAPAAFDQAVVQTRLRELAAPATTPATTPPRQE, from the coding sequence ATGAGCTTGCTCATGCAGGCGCTCAAGAAGGCCGAGCGCGCCAAACAGAACAGCCTGTCCGACGAGGAACTGGAAAAGCCGTCCGAAGCCTACGACCAGGTGCTGGAACTGGCGCCGGCAGACGCCCCGCCGCCCCGTCCCGCGCCAGTTGCGCCGCCGCCCGTGCAGCCGGCAAGCGGCTTGAGCCTGGAACCGCTGGCGGACGCCCCCGCGCCGCAGCCGCAAGCCAGTGCCTCCCGGCCAAGCCCCCAGCCCGGTCCGCAGCAAGGCGCGCAGCCCGGTCCGCCCCCCGAGCCGCCGCGCGCCCGTGCGGAACCGCCGCCCGCCCGGCCCCGCGCCAGCCGCAGCAATCCGCCGCCGAAAGGTCCCACCGGCCCCATCAGCGTCGACCCGGCCACCGTGCGCCTGGCCGTGCTGCTGGCGATCCTGCTGCTGGTGGCCGGCTCCATGGCGTACTGGTATTGGCGCGCCAGCACCAGCCCCGGCGCGGGCGCCAACCTGCCCGGCGTGCCCATGCCGCTGACGGATGCGCCGGGCACGGGCGGCGTTGCCGGTCCCGTCGTGGTGGCGCCAGCGGCCGGCGGCGCCATGCCGGAAGCCCCCGCACCCGCGCCGCTGCCGCAGGAGGCGCCGCGCGAACAGCGCCAGCAAGCGAACGCGGCTGAACAGCAGGCAATGATCCAGGCCGCCGCGCAAGCGGCCGTGGCCGCCCAGCTGGCGCAACTGCCGCCGCCTGCGCCGCCCAGCCTGCCGCAGGTGGCCGCGCCCGACAACAGCCAGATCCAGGTGCTGCGCAACGATACGGCGCCGCAGATCAACCCAGGCGTGCAACAAGCCTACCAGGCCTTCAACAGCGGACAGCTGGGCACGGCGCGCCAGCAATATGAAGCCGTGCTGCAGCAGGACGCCAACAACCGCGATGCGCTGCTGGGCCTGGCGGCCGTGGCCTTGCGCGAGAACCAGGGCGCGCAGGCGGCGGCCCTGTACGTGCGTTTGCTCGAGATCAATCCCGACGATGGCGTGGCGCTGGCCGGCCTGATCGGCCTGCGCCAGGGCGACGTCGTGCAAAGCGAGGCAAAACTGAAAGCCATCCTGGCGCGCAGCCCCGACAGCGGCCCCGTGCTGTTTGCACTGGGCAACGTGTACGCCAAGCAGCGCCGCTGGAACGACGCGCAGCAGCAATTTTTCCGCGCCTACAGCGCCGCGCCCGGCAATCCCGACTATGCCTTCAACCTGGCCGTGGGCCTGGACCGGCTGAACCAGCCCAAGCTGGCCGCCACCTACTACCAGCGCGCCTTGACCCTGGCGCAAACGGCGCCCGCCGCCTTCGACCAGGCCGTCGTGCAAACGCGCTTGCGCGAGCTGGCGGCCCCGGCCACCACCCCGGCCACCACCCCCCCCCGTCAGGAATAA
- a CDS encoding GspE/PulE family protein, with product MAEQAKLPLGKLLIQKGVISEDQLRIALIEQRRSSEPLGKLLITLGFVTEATVREALSENLKQVSADLSSLVVDAIALKLIPKDVAKRYRVFPIVYERQADNLILAMADTSNIVALDQISAMLVKGITISTVLVNESDISRAIDQYYGFELSIDGILHEIETGEVSYQSMASPSDEYSQPMVRLIDALLADAVQNGASDLHFEPEQSFLRIRYRIDGILRQIRSLHKSYWPAMAVRLKVMSNMNIAEARAPQDGRISIKFSGRQIDFRASAQPTTHGENFVLRVLDRQKGIVPLDALGLAEAELNLLKLMIARPDGVILVTGPTGSGKTTTLYSIINHINTESVNIMTLEDPVEYPMNMIRQTSVNESVKLGFADGIRSMMRQDPDIILVGEIRDRETAEMAFAAAMTGHQVYSTLHTNSSIGSISRLLDIGILPDIMAGNIIGIVAQRLVRRLCPHCKETVIADDVERRLLGLAATDAPVSICRAVGCERCAHQGYKGRLAIMEILKMTAELDELTARRASSRELKNAARAAGFKGIVDDGVRRVMEGVTTLEEVGRVVDLTERLA from the coding sequence ATGGCAGAACAGGCAAAACTTCCGCTCGGCAAATTGCTGATCCAGAAAGGCGTGATCAGCGAAGACCAGTTGCGCATCGCCCTGATCGAGCAGCGGCGCAGCAGCGAACCGCTGGGCAAGCTGCTGATCACATTGGGCTTCGTCACGGAAGCGACCGTGCGCGAGGCGCTCAGCGAAAACCTGAAACAGGTCAGCGCGGACTTGTCGAGCCTGGTGGTCGACGCCATTGCCTTGAAACTGATCCCGAAGGACGTGGCCAAGCGCTACCGCGTCTTCCCCATCGTCTACGAACGCCAGGCGGACAATCTGATACTGGCCATGGCCGACACCAGCAACATCGTCGCGCTCGACCAGATCAGCGCCATGCTGGTCAAGGGCATCACGATTTCCACGGTGCTCGTCAACGAATCCGATATTTCGCGCGCCATCGACCAGTACTATGGCTTTGAACTGTCGATCGACGGCATCCTGCACGAGATCGAAACGGGCGAAGTCAGCTATCAAAGCATGGCCTCGCCATCGGACGAGTACAGCCAGCCCATGGTGCGCCTGATCGACGCGTTGCTGGCCGACGCCGTGCAGAACGGCGCGTCGGACCTCCATTTCGAGCCGGAACAGTCGTTCCTGCGCATCCGCTACCGCATCGACGGCATCCTGCGGCAAATCCGCAGCCTGCACAAATCGTACTGGCCGGCCATGGCCGTGCGCCTGAAGGTGATGTCGAACATGAATATCGCCGAGGCGCGCGCGCCGCAGGATGGGCGCATCAGCATCAAGTTTTCCGGGCGACAGATCGACTTCCGCGCGTCGGCGCAGCCCACCACGCATGGCGAAAACTTCGTGCTGCGCGTGCTGGACCGCCAGAAAGGCATCGTGCCGCTCGACGCCCTGGGCCTGGCCGAGGCGGAACTGAACTTGCTCAAACTGATGATCGCGCGGCCCGACGGCGTGATCCTCGTGACCGGCCCGACGGGCAGTGGCAAGACGACGACCTTGTATTCGATCATCAACCACATCAATACGGAAAGCGTCAACATCATGACGCTCGAAGACCCGGTCGAGTATCCGATGAACATGATACGCCAGACCTCCGTCAACGAATCCGTCAAGCTGGGCTTTGCCGACGGCATCCGCTCGATGATGCGGCAAGACCCGGACATCATTTTAGTGGGCGAGATCCGCGACCGCGAAACGGCGGAAATGGCCTTTGCCGCCGCCATGACGGGCCACCAGGTGTATTCCACCCTGCACACGAACTCGTCCATCGGCTCCATCTCGCGCCTGCTCGATATCGGCATCCTGCCCGACATCATGGCCGGCAACATCATCGGCATCGTGGCGCAGCGCCTCGTACGCCGCCTTTGTCCGCATTGCAAGGAAACCGTAATCGCCGACGACGTCGAGCGCCGCCTGCTGGGCCTGGCGGCAACCGACGCGCCCGTGTCCATCTGCCGCGCCGTCGGCTGCGAGCGTTGCGCGCACCAGGGCTACAAGGGCCGCCTGGCCATCATGGAAATCCTCAAGATGACGGCCGAGCTCGACGAATTGACGGCGCGCCGCGCCAGTTCGCGCGAACTGAAGAACGCGGCGCGCGCGGCCGGTTTCAAGGGCATCGTCGACGACGGCGTGCGCCGCGTGATGGAAGGCGTCACCACCCTGGAAGAAGTGGGCCGCGTGGTCGACCTGACGGAAAGGCTGGCCTGA
- a CDS encoding type II secretion system F family protein, translating into MAQYVYRAMDAAGTLIPGSMEAANVPDLEARLHRMQLDLIDCKITGQYLVLLGKRVIHRRDLINFCFHMEQLTGAGVPILEGLNDLRESTDHPRLREVVTDLIESIEGGLPLSGALAQHGDIFDATFTSLILAGEQSGKIAEVFKNLSESLKWQDELASQTRKIVMYPIIVAIVVAAVTFFLMIYLVPQLTAFIRNMGGELPLHTRVLIFVSNVFIDYWYVLLALPVLLFFGLRALIRRSESARYAWDGLKLRLWLVGPVLHKIILARFATFFALMYASGITILECIRLSEGIAGNQVVAAGLRRAAQLISEGYGVTSAFQHTGIFPPLVIRMLKVGEATGSLDTALRNVSYFYNREVKELIEKVQAMIEPAMTVILGLLLGWIMLSVLGPIYDTISTIKT; encoded by the coding sequence ATGGCGCAATATGTCTACCGCGCCATGGATGCCGCCGGCACATTGATTCCCGGCAGCATGGAGGCGGCCAACGTGCCGGACCTGGAAGCGCGCCTGCACCGCATGCAGCTCGACTTGATCGACTGCAAGATCACGGGCCAGTACCTGGTGCTGCTGGGTAAACGGGTCATCCACCGCCGCGACCTCATCAATTTCTGCTTCCACATGGAGCAATTGACGGGCGCGGGCGTACCCATCCTGGAAGGCTTGAACGACTTGCGCGAAAGCACGGACCACCCGCGCCTGCGCGAAGTCGTCACGGACCTGATCGAAAGCATCGAGGGCGGCCTGCCCCTGTCGGGCGCACTGGCCCAGCACGGCGACATCTTCGACGCCACGTTCACGAGCCTGATACTGGCGGGCGAACAGAGCGGCAAGATCGCCGAGGTCTTCAAGAATCTGTCCGAAAGTCTGAAATGGCAGGACGAGCTGGCGTCGCAGACGCGCAAGATCGTCATGTACCCGATCATCGTGGCCATCGTCGTGGCGGCCGTGACGTTTTTCCTGATGATCTATCTGGTGCCCCAGCTGACGGCTTTTATTCGCAACATGGGCGGCGAGCTGCCGCTGCACACGCGCGTGTTGATTTTTGTCTCGAATGTGTTCATCGATTACTGGTATGTGCTGCTGGCCTTGCCCGTGCTGCTGTTCTTCGGCCTGCGCGCGCTCATCCGCCGCAGCGAAAGCGCCCGCTATGCCTGGGACGGCTTGAAGCTGCGGCTGTGGCTGGTCGGCCCCGTGCTGCACAAGATCATCCTGGCCCGCTTCGCCACGTTTTTCGCCCTCATGTATGCTTCCGGCATCACGATACTCGAATGCATCCGCCTGTCCGAAGGCATCGCCGGCAACCAGGTGGTGGCGGCCGGCCTGCGTCGCGCCGCCCAGCTGATCAGCGAGGGCTACGGCGTCACGTCCGCCTTCCAGCACACGGGCATCTTCCCGCCGCTGGTGATCCGCATGCTGAAGGTGGGCGAGGCGACGGGTTCGCTGGACACGGCCTTGCGCAATGTCAGCTATTTTTACAACCGCGAAGTGAAGGAATTGATTGAGAAAGTGCAAGCCATGATCGAGCCGGCCATGACGGTCATCCTGGGCCTGCTGCTGGGCTGGATCATGCTGTCGGTGCTGGGGCCGATCTACGACACCATCAGTACAATCAAGACCTGA
- a CDS encoding type II secretion system protein — translation MDRFRRRQGGFSLIEIAIVLVIVGLMIGGLVTPLTVQLEQRKVAETQQALNEAKEALTGFALRYGYLPCPAISAGNGLEDRRGARCTGEKRAGFLPWATLGLRQGDSWNNLFRYSVTPAFSDSEQQFNLGTPRDISIVTRNGGALLQATALSDIPALIMSHGKNGFGATGVQGQRQAVAFGNNVDERNNASNATTVISRAASGPQQPGGEFDDIVVWLSPNILFNRMVAAQRLPR, via the coding sequence ATGGATCGATTCCGGCGCCGCCAGGGCGGCTTTTCCCTGATCGAGATCGCCATCGTGCTCGTCATCGTCGGCCTGATGATAGGCGGCCTGGTGACGCCATTGACGGTGCAACTGGAACAGCGCAAGGTGGCCGAGACGCAGCAGGCGCTCAATGAAGCGAAGGAAGCGCTGACGGGCTTTGCGCTGCGCTACGGCTACCTGCCCTGTCCCGCCATCTCCGCCGGCAACGGCCTGGAAGACCGGCGCGGCGCCCGCTGCACGGGCGAAAAACGGGCCGGCTTCCTGCCCTGGGCCACCCTGGGACTGCGCCAGGGCGACAGCTGGAACAATCTGTTCCGCTACAGCGTCACGCCGGCCTTCAGCGACAGCGAGCAGCAATTCAACCTGGGCACGCCGCGCGACATCAGCATCGTCACGCGCAACGGCGGCGCGCTGCTGCAGGCGACGGCCTTGAGCGACATCCCCGCCTTGATCATGTCGCACGGCAAGAACGGCTTTGGCGCCACGGGCGTGCAGGGCCAGCGCCAGGCGGTGGCTTTCGGCAACAATGTCGACGAGCGCAACAATGCATCGAACGCCACCACCGTCATCAGCCGCGCCGCCAGCGGCCCGCAGCAGCCCGGCGGCGAGTTCGACGATATCGTCGTCTGGCTGTCGCCCAACATCCTGTTCAACCGCATGGTGGCCGCGCAAAGGCTGCCCCGCTGA
- a CDS encoding ABC transporter permease subunit has protein sequence MFFPSLTIARYTLLEALRSRLPWLFLLAACAAAGLAGFLQQLALTESGAVQAALLAATLRLAGVFLLATFIITSMAREAADRGLELLLALPMPRAAYLLGKLLGYGALAAVPAVLFGLLMALFAAPAQSALWALSLLGELWIVAAFSLLCAASLQHALPALAATGGFYVLARMLGSLQLLAHGPQAGDSWPQRATAGAIDVLALLLPRLDAFTRTEWLLYATGDWHALAGVATQTLIYVGLLASCALCDFYRRNI, from the coding sequence ATGTTCTTTCCTTCCCTCACCATCGCCCGCTACACGCTGCTCGAAGCGCTGCGCAGCCGCCTGCCATGGCTGTTCCTGCTGGCGGCCTGCGCCGCGGCCGGCCTGGCCGGCTTCCTGCAGCAACTGGCGCTGACGGAAAGCGGCGCCGTGCAGGCGGCCCTGCTGGCGGCCACCTTGCGCCTGGCCGGCGTCTTCCTGCTGGCCACCTTCATCATCACCAGCATGGCGCGCGAAGCGGCCGACCGGGGCCTCGAATTGCTGCTGGCTCTGCCCATGCCGCGCGCGGCCTACCTGCTGGGGAAACTGCTGGGCTACGGGGCGCTGGCGGCCGTGCCGGCCGTGCTGTTCGGCCTGTTGATGGCGCTGTTCGCCGCCCCCGCGCAAAGCGCGCTGTGGGCGCTGTCCTTGCTGGGTGAATTGTGGATCGTCGCTGCCTTCAGCCTGCTGTGCGCGGCCAGCTTGCAGCACGCCCTGCCCGCGCTGGCCGCCACGGGGGGCTTTTATGTGCTGGCGCGCATGCTGGGCAGCCTGCAACTGCTGGCGCACGGGCCGCAGGCGGGCGATTCCTGGCCGCAGCGGGCCACGGCCGGCGCCATCGACGTGCTGGCCCTGCTGCTGCCCCGCCTCGACGCGTTTACCCGCACGGAATGGCTGCTGTACGCGACGGGCGACTGGCATGCCCTGGCCGGCGTGGCGACGCAAACCCTCATCTACGTCGGCTTGCTGGCCAGCTGCGCGCTGTGCGACTTTTACCGCAGGAACATCTGA
- a CDS encoding prepilin-type N-terminal cleavage/methylation domain-containing protein → MLPRRQHGFTLVEIAIVLVIIGLLLGGVLKGQGLIDSAKVKNIIQQSNALTAAVNAYQDKFRALPGDDIQGTVHVPNSAGNGNGDGQIGDGQPREFTLAPQHLALGGFITGSFNGTSQFMTSAQGGAVYLYNDEVGGRAGNGIRFDNLPESYAEQIDSKLDDGVAGTGSVRANMPYGNAGAIIPRTAVFF, encoded by the coding sequence ATGCTCCCACGCCGCCAGCACGGCTTTACGCTCGTAGAAATCGCCATCGTCCTGGTCATCATCGGCTTGCTGCTCGGTGGCGTACTGAAGGGACAAGGCTTGATCGACAGCGCCAAGGTGAAGAACATCATCCAGCAGTCGAATGCGCTGACGGCCGCCGTCAACGCCTACCAGGACAAATTCCGCGCCCTGCCCGGCGACGATATCCAGGGCACCGTGCACGTGCCCAATTCGGCCGGCAACGGCAATGGCGACGGCCAGATCGGCGACGGCCAGCCGCGCGAATTCACCCTGGCGCCGCAGCACCTGGCGCTGGGCGGCTTCATTACCGGTTCGTTCAACGGCACCTCGCAATTCATGACCAGCGCCCAGGGCGGCGCCGTCTACCTGTACAACGACGAAGTGGGCGGCCGGGCCGGCAACGGCATCCGTTTCGACAACCTGCCCGAAAGCTACGCGGAGCAGATCGACAGCAAACTCGACGATGGCGTGGCCGGCACGGGCAGCGTGCGGGCGAACATGCCCTATGGTAATGCCGGTGCTATCATCCCCCGCACCGCCGTCTTTTTCTGA
- a CDS encoding YgiW/YdeI family stress tolerance OB fold protein yields MPPHRTLIVSLAACALLAGGAHAQYVGPTAGPAAPANVAAILKNPVDDQAVVLRGHLLRKVGNEKYTFSDGTAEIRVDIDDKVFMNRKIDARTRVEIRGEVEKDFMESPEIDVDVLTVVP; encoded by the coding sequence ATGCCACCGCACCGCACACTCATCGTCTCCCTGGCCGCCTGCGCCTTGCTGGCCGGCGGCGCGCACGCCCAATACGTGGGACCGACGGCCGGCCCGGCCGCGCCCGCCAATGTGGCCGCCATCCTGAAAAATCCCGTCGACGACCAGGCCGTCGTGCTGCGCGGCCATTTGCTGCGCAAAGTGGGCAACGAGAAATACACCTTCTCCGACGGCACGGCGGAAATCCGCGTGGACATCGACGACAAGGTCTTCATGAACCGCAAGATCGACGCCAGGACCCGCGTGGAAATCCGTGGCGAAGTGGAAAAAGATTTCATGGAAAGCCCGGAAATCGACGTCGACGTGCTGACCGTCGTCCCGTAA